A window of Fundulus heteroclitus isolate FHET01 chromosome 15, MU-UCD_Fhet_4.1, whole genome shotgun sequence contains these coding sequences:
- the LOC118566054 gene encoding trace amine-associated receptor 1-like, protein MIEDKRLCNESAELQGQTVTSYALSVVIVTLSLLIICGNLLVIISVIYFKQLHTPTNYLVLSLAVSDLLVGALVLPFSTILLISSCWYSSYLLCKMRSLFDMLLCASSILNLCFISVDRYYAVCHPLTYRNKINNRVALTMILVSWALPILLATATTVRGIGKENPSLRCRIFLATKESTTGSIFAFYIPAIIILTIYLKILVVAKKQARRIQNTIKSAAPVSQMEKKANITLAIVMGVFLICWTPFCLSVSFYRMIKFTISDVMIEAFKWIGWSNSMLNPLVYAFFYRWFRRAFKMIMFGKIFQADFSNTNLL, encoded by the coding sequence ATGATTGAAGACAAGCGTCTCTGCAATGAAtcagcagagctgcagggaCAAACTGTGACCTCTTATGCATTAAGTGTTGTTATTGTTACTTTGTCACTTCTGATAATATGTGGCAATCTTCTTGTAATCATCTCTGTGATTTACTTCAAACAGCTCCACACTCCAACAAACTACCTCGTCCTCTCTCTGGCTGTGAGTGACCTGCTTGTTGGAGCTTTAGTTTTGCCTTTCAGCACAATATTGTTGATAAGCTCCTGCTGGTATTCAAGCTACTTACTCTGTAAAATGCGAAGTCTGTTTGATATGTTACTATGTGCATCATCcattttaaatttgtgcttcATCTCTGTTGACAGATATTATGCAGTTTGTCATCCACTaacatatagaaataaaataaacaaccgTGTTGCTCTGACCATGATCCTGGTGAGCTGGGCTCTCCCTATTCTACTTGCGACTGCCACCACAGTTCGCGGGATAGGTAAAGAGAATCCTAGTTTGAGGTGCAGGATATTTCTAGCTACAAAGGAATCCACAACTGGatctatttttgcattttacattCCAGCAATTATAATTTTAACTATCTATCTAAAGATTCTGGTGGTGGCAAAGAAACAGGCACGCCGCATCCAGAACACTATAAAGTCTGCTGCACCTGTCAGTCAGATGGAGAAAAAGGCCAACATAACACTGGCTATAGTAATGGGAGTCTTCCTTATATGTTGGACtcctttctgtctgtctgtgagtTTTTACAGAATGATAAAATTCACAATATCAGATGTAATGATTGAAGCATTTAAATGGATTGGATGGTCCAATTCTATGTTAAATCCCCTGGTTTATGCTTTCTTCTACAGGTGGTTCAGACGagcttttaaaatgataatgtttgggaaaatatttcaagcaGATTTTTCTAATACTAATCTGTTGTGA